In Colletotrichum higginsianum IMI 349063 chromosome 3, whole genome shotgun sequence, a genomic segment contains:
- a CDS encoding Ubiquitin carboxyl-terminal hydrolase: MAHRKRHAEEPLDDLAGVASPASKRSKTVDSFISNGSLENGHNDEGTLTTESQAADDSELDDETPLQAPTRQSAPTDGYGDLYLDTIDRNVLDFDFEKLCSVSLSNINVYACLVCGRYYQGRGPKSHAYFHALDENHHVFINMQTQKVYVLPEGYEVNSKSLDDIKFVSDPRYTRQEVAALDKPPLRASFTLVGKEYAPGFVGMNNLKENDYLNVVVQALAHVVPLRNFCLLEDLSSRSELAKRFGILVRKIWNPRAFKAHVSPHELLQEISLLSNKRYTLTAQSDPVEFLSWFLNNLHLGLGGSKTKAGSSVVQRIFQGKLKVESQAITARADAGDRLRFEDAAVSVTTSRFMFLTLDLPAAPLFQDELEKNIIPQVPLTTILSKYDGIHAQEHLAQRKRYRLLHPLPPYLVLHVKRFSQNKFVSERNPTIVTFDPRGLDVSPYVEPNTSEWPPGEPIWYDLVANVVHEAVRAKEDVADSGEERKTWKVQLKDKGRDEWVSCQDLFVEKVQSELLYLGETYLQVWERRKTPKRA, encoded by the coding sequence ATTCCTTCATCTCAAACGGATCGCTTGAGAACGGCCACAATGACGAGGGGACACTCACAACCGAATCACAAGCTGCTGACGATAGTGAACTCGATGATGAAACACCCCTTCAAGCACCGACCCGTCAATCGGCACCGACAGACGGCTACGGCGATCTCTACCTCGACACGATAGACCGCAACGTGCTCGACTTCGACTTCGAGAAGCTGTGCTCCGTCAGCCTGTCCAACATCAACGTCTACGCGTGCCTTGTATGCGGACGCTACTACCAGGGCCGTGGGCCCAAGTCGCACGCTTACTTTCACGCGCTCGATGAGAACCACCACGTCTTTATTAACATGCAGACCCAAAAGGTCTATGTGCTCCCCGAGGGCTATGAGGTCAATTCGAAATCGCTCGACGACATCAAGTTTGTGTCAGACCCGCGGTACACAAGGCAGGAGGTCGCCGCGCTCGACAAGCCACCACTGCGTGCTTCGTTCACCCTGGTCGGCAAGGAGTACGCCCCGGGGTTTGTGGGCATGAACAACCTCAAGGAGAACGACTACCTGAATGTTGTGGTGCAGGCCCTCGCACATGTCGTGCCGCTGAGAAACTTCTGTCTCTTGGAGGATCTATCGTCTCGGTCGGAATTGGCGAAGCGTTTTGGCATTTTGGTGCGCAAGATCTGGAACCCGCGCGCCTTTAAGGCACATGTGTCTCCTCACGAACTGCTGCAGGAGATCTCGTTGCTGTCGAACAAGCGGTACACACTGACGGCGCAGTCGGACCCGGTTGAGTTCCTATCATGGTTTCTGAACAACCTGCACCTGGGGCTGGGTGGGTCAAAGACGAAGGCTGGGAGCTCTGTTGTTCAACGGATTTTCCAGGGCAAGCTCAAGGTTGAATCGCAGGCAATCACAGCGCGTGCCGATGCGGGCGATCGTCTGCGGttcgaagacgccgccgtctcggtgACGACGTCGCGGTTCATGTTTTTGACCCTTGACCTACCCGCAGCGCCCCTCTTCCAGGACGAACTGGAAAAGAACATCATCCCTCAGGTGCCCTTGACGACAATTCTCTCAAAATACGACGGCATCCACGCGCAGGAACACCTTGCCCAGCGCAAGCGGTATCGCCTGCTGCACCCTCTCCCCCCGTACCTCGTCCTCCATGTCAAGCGCTTCAGCCAGAACAAGTTCGTCTCGGAGCGCAACCCTACGATCGTCACATTTGACCCACGGGGGCTCGATGTCAGCCCGTATGTAGAGCCGAACACCAGTGAATGGCCCCCCGGCGAGCCCATCTGGTACGACCTAGTCGCCAACGTTGTACATGAGGCCGTCCGCGCCAAGGAGGACGTCGCGGACAGCGGAGAAGAGCGCAAGACGTGGAAGGTGCAGCTCAAGGACAAGGGGCGCGACGAATGGGTATCGTGTCAGGACTTGTTTGTGGAGAAGGTGCAGAGCGAGTTATTGTACCTGGGTGAGACGTATCTACAGGTCTGGGAGAGGCGCAAGACGCCGAAAAGGGCGTGA
- a CDS encoding Eukaryotic initiation factor 4E, giving the protein MDNNLWTRRTNSGKLSLSTNGSPAPGGDAAGRNGSFAKRFGGDTSSHGGKSNPFNNVTTPSAGGMASPTAAAANAFGLGSGAFASFGSAKTPKSPGNPFDLAMGKIGAKPGGVTSSHDPAAKAPSIASIPERKALGSQPVSARTSSETLRVHPLKYEWVTWCRPPQPKGQPYQEYAKSLTPMIHCNTVEEFWIGYPHLKRPSELSVGWEYHFFKRGIRPIWEDEENRSGGKWVLRLKKGIVDRYWEDTVFALLGEAFIDASEEVCGGVVSVRNGEDIISIWTRSTGGRVLRIRETWKSYLKCPPNTQFEFKSHDESIQHRAAIEESRREKQHDKRGKQATEEQKAAAS; this is encoded by the exons ATGGATAACAACCTGTGGACCCGCCGCACAAA CTCTGGCAAGCTTTCACTCTCGACAAATGGCAGTCCCGCGCCGGGCGGTGACGCTGCTGGTCGTAACGGCTCCTTCGCCAAGCGATTCGGCGGCGACACGTCCTCACACGGCGGAAAATCAAATCCCTTCAACAACGTAACGACCCccagcgccggcggcatggcgtcgcccacggccgccgccgccaacgctTTCGGCCTGGGCTCCGGCGCCTTTGCCTCCTTCGGATCCGCCAAGACGCCCAAATCCCCAGGCAACCCGTTCGACCTCGCTATGGGCAAGATCGGCGCGAAGCCGGGCGGCGTGACGTCGTCGCACGATCCGGCGGCCAAGGCTCCGTCCATCGCCTCCATCCCCGAGAGGAAGGCCCTGGGCTCCCAGCCCGTCTCGGCCAGAACATCCTCTGAGACGCTTCGCGTCCATCCGCTCAAGTACGAGTGGGTGACGTGGTGCCGGCCGCCTCAGCCCAAGGGCCAGCCGTACCAGGAGTACGCTAAGTCGCTTACGCCCATGATCCACTGCAACACCGTCGAGGAGTTTTGGATTGGCTACCCTCATCTCAAGCGTCCGTCCGAGCTGTCAGTTGGCTGGGAATACCATTTCTTCAAACGGGGCATCCGCCCCATCtgggaagacgaggagaacAGGAGCGGCGGCAAGTGGGTGCTGCGCCTTAAAAAGGGCATCGTCGACCGGTACTGGGAGGACACCGTGTttgccctccttggcgaGGCCTTCATCGACGCCAGCGAGGAGGTCTGTGGCGGTGTTGTCAGCGTCCGTAACGGCGAGGACATTATCAGTATCTGGACGCGCTCGACTGGCGGCCGCGTGCTGCGGATTCG TGAAACGTGGAAGTCGTACCTCAAGTGCCCTCCCAACACGCAGTTCGAGTTCAAGTCTCATGACGAGAGCATCCAGCaccgcgccgccatcgaggagtCACGTCGCGAGAAGCAGCACGACAAGCGTGGCAAGCAGGCCACCGAAGAGCAGAAAGCCGCCGCGTCTTGA
- a CDS encoding Tetratricopeptide produces MEKFLREWRQDALNKAQYDSAIFIGDKLLALTNDDKDAFWLAQVHFATGNYTRAQTFLAKQDLVARNVSCRYLGAHCLVKQSRFDEALAVLGERNPTHLINNVSNKRKTNAAPLGRAVGQRARVARDEAAEEEATNRKYEAAMCYLRGICYSKQNAFDRAKECYKDAVRIDVQCFEAFQQLMTNALLSPDEEWAFLESLDFDSITVSEDVSSSQEAAEFTKMLYTTRLSKYREPSAFTAACDSLSTHYRLADNPDLMLAKADLLYTQCRYRDALAITESILQEDKYNFSVHPLHLACLYQLKMKNALFLVSHDLADNHPEEPCSWLAVGIYYFSIDKIAEARRYFSKASMMDAHFGPAWIGFAHTFAAEGEHDQAISAYSTAARLFMGTHLPQVFLGMQNHALNNMTLAEEFLKTAYGLCKTDPLLLNEMGVVKYHQDKPQEAVQFFRAALKIADEIDSDPQAWLSPRTNLAHAYRRLRLWKDAHMEFDEVLRQGGKDAAIFCAKALIYLEEGRPEKAIVPLHEALAINPQDGIATELLNKALEETSTIDFADGDELEAFEQELESGKAVARERVSNKLPKLRRDAKGKAKVGRTQVLVDEDEKGESMMEMTDDE; encoded by the exons ATGGAAAAGTTCCTGCGGGAATGGAGGCAGGATGCCCTGAACAAGGCCCAGTACGATTCCGCCATATTCATCGGCGATAAGCTGCTGGCCCTAACGA ACGATGATAAGGACGCTTTCTGGCTGGCTCAAGTGCACTTCGCGACCGGCAACTATACCCGCGCCCAGACATTCCTCGCCAAACAGGACCTTGTCGCCCGCAACGTTTCCTGCCGATACCTGGGCGCACACTGCCTCGTCAAACAATCGAGATTCGACGAGGCATtggccgtcctcggcgagcgaAATCCGACCCACCTCATCAACAATGTGAGCAACAAGCGCAAGACGAACGCGGCACCCCTGGGACGGGCGGTAGGCCAAAGGGCCAGGGTGGCTCGTGACGAGGCtgcagaggaggaggctacAAATAGGAAGTACGAGGCCGCCATGTGCTACCTGCGAGGCATATGCTACTCCAAGCAGAACGCCTTTGACCGGGCCAAGGAGTGCTACAAGGACGCTGTGCGGATCGACGTGCAGTGCTTTGAGGCGTTCCAGCAGCTCATGACGAACGCCCTGCTGTCGCCTGACGAGGAGTGGGCGTTCCTCGAGTCGCTCGACTTTGACTCCATCACCGTTTCAGAGGACGTCTCGTCGTCTCAGGAAGCGGCAGAGTTCACCAAAATGCTGTACACGACGCGGCTTTCCAAGTATCGGGAACCGTCGGCTTTTACCGCGGCGTGCGACTCGCTGTCGACGCACTATCGGTTGGCGGACAACCCCGATCTGAtgctcgccaaggccgatCTTTTGTACACGCAATGCCGGTATCGGGATGCTCTCGCCATCACAGAGTCGATCCTGCAGGAAGACAAGTACAACTTTAGCGTGCACCCGCTGCACTTGGCATGTCTGTATCAGCTAAAGATGAAGAATGCACTATTCCTGGTGTCTCACGACCTTGCAGACAACCACCCTGAGGAACCCTGTTCGTGGTTAGCTGTCGGCATATATTATTTTTCCATCGACAAGATTGCGGAAGCGCGGCGGTATTTCAGCAAGGCCAGCATGATGGATGCACACTTTGGTCCTGCGTGGATTGGCTTCGCACATACATTTGCCGCTGAGGGCGAACACGATCAGGCCATTTCGGCCTActcaacggcggcgaggttATTCATGGGGACACACTTGCCACAAGTGTTTTTGGGCATGCAGAACCACGCGCTTAACAACATGACGCTGGCGGAAGAGTTTCTCAAGACAGCGTACGGTCTGTGCAAGACGGACCCCCTACTGTTGAACGAAATGGGCGTCGTCAAGTACCACCAGGATAAGCCGCAGGAGGCTGTTCAATTTTTCCGGGCGGCATTGAAAATCGCCGACGAGATTGACTCGGACCCACAGGCATGGCTATCCCCAAGGACGAACCTCGCACACGCTTACCGTCGCCTGCGGCTCTGGAAGGATGCACACATGGAGTTTGACGAGGTCCTGCGCCAGGGCGGCAAGGACGCTGCAATTTTCTGTGCCAAGGCACTCATCTATCTGGAAGAGGGACGCCCCGAGAAGGCCATTGTACCGCTGCACGAAGCCCTTGCCATTAACCCACAAGATGGCATTGCAACAGAGCTGCTGAACAAGGCACTCGAGGAGACATCGACGATCGACTTTGCAGATGGTGACGAGCTGGAGGCTTTCGAGCAGGAGCTTGAGTCGGGAAAGGCCGTCGCCAGGGAGCGAGTGTCGAACAAGCTGCCGAAGCTGCGGCGGGATGCCAAaggcaaggccaaggtcggTCGGACACAGGTACttgtggacgaggacgagaagggggagagcATGATGGAGATGACTGACGATGAATAG